The proteins below come from a single Aegilops tauschii subsp. strangulata cultivar AL8/78 chromosome 6, Aet v6.0, whole genome shotgun sequence genomic window:
- the LOC109745683 gene encoding F-box protein At5g03100-like → MPHTSRAEKSSKSCNEDSISALPDDVLHHVLGFLPADEAVHTSLLAKRWRYLWKSMRRLRINEMRRWGTSTGGVFLTKFVSCLLLLRDPGSTLDEVEIKYDHLVENDLTWISTWIHHALSCQTQVLTVKFPLPVHGPAIWMALLWSPDCCGNDGLKGGCFIFKRDLRWCPTFSKLKTLLLNEWCVQPDLRALVCMLEHSPVLENLTLQLCKQEKPACVVEVEENPGLVEKPAAISGYLKIIKVKCEDVDGRVCKVLNFLSTFGIEITIQRTNGLMEKVIRFQELGGAFRPLMEVPANH, encoded by the exons ATGCCTCACACAAGCAGGGCAGAGAAATCGTCAAAGTCCTGCAACGAGGACAGTATCAGCGCCCTGCCGGACGACGTCCTGCACCATGTCCTTGGCTTCCTGCCGGCGGATGAGGCAGTGCACACCAGCCTGCTCGCCAAGCGCTGGCGCTACCTTTGGAAATCCATGCGCCGCCTTCGCATCAACGAAATGAGGAGGTGGGGGACGAGCACCGGCGGCGTTTTCCTTACCAAGTTTGTGAGCTGCCTGCTCCTCCTCCGAGACCCTGGCTCGACTCTGGATGAGGTCGAGATCAAGTATGATCATCTGGTTGAAAACGACCTTACTTGGATATCAACATGGATCCATCATGCTTTGTCATGCCAAACTCAGGTCCTCACTGTCAAGTTCCCTTTGCCGGTGCACGGCCCCGCTATTTGGATGGCCCTCCTCTGGTCTCCCG ATTGCTGTGGTAATGATGGCCTCAAGGGTGGTTGC TTTATTTTCAAAAGGGATTTGAGATGGTGCCCTACATTTAGCAAGTTAAAGACATTGTTGCTGAACGAGTGGTGTGTGCAACCTGACCTTCGTGCACTAGTTTGTATGCTTGAACATTCGCCGGTTCTTGAGAATCTGACACTTCAATTGTGTAAG CAAGAAAAACCTGCATGTGTGGTGGAAGTGGAAGAAAATCCTGGTTTGGTGGAGAAACCAGCGGCTATTTCAGGATACCTGAAGATTATTAAAGTGAAATGTGAAGACGTTGATGGCAGAGTTTGCAAAGTTCTGAACTTCTTGAGTACATTTGGCATTGAAATTACTATCCAAAGGACCAATGGATTGATGGAGAAAGT GATTCGGTTTCAAGAGTTGGGAGGAGCTTTTAGGCCACTGATGGAGGTACCAGCCAACCATTGA